In Pseudomonadota bacterium, the genomic stretch GTGCCATGCACGTCGGCCAGGAACAGGGTATCGAAGAAACCTTCCTCGAGAATGCGCGCGAGGTCCATCCAGTAGTGGATGTCGCGATAGCCGTCCAGCGGACGATCCAGCGGATGTTTCCATTGGCCGATGGAGTGATGGCCGATGCAGCACTGGGTGAAGGCATTCATGTGGATGCGTTTGGCCATGACAGCATGTTCCAGGGCGGGGGGCGTGCAAGGCTAACGCGTCGGCCACGGCTTGGCCACGCTCGCGATCGAGCCGCCCGACGGCGGCACGGATGTCAGCCGGCTTCGGCCAGGAACTCGTCGGGGTTGGCCGCCGGACGCAGCACCGCCAGGTGCTGCAGCACCGCCGCCACGCGCGCGCGCAACTCGTCGCCGGGATGCTCGAAACGCAGCCCCACGCGGTACATGTCGATACCGCATTCCGACACCAGGGTCTGGTGCACCACGCGCGCGCGCAGGCTGAGACTGTGATGGGTATCGGCGCCGCTCAGCGTCACCAGCAGGGACTGATCGATTTCCAGCGGGTCGGGCACGGTCAACATCACGCCGCTCGGCGAGATGTCTTCCAGCACCGCACAGAATTCACCGCTGTCGCCGTATTCGATTTCGAGACGCTGCACCAGGCGCGCCTCGCTGCGACGCGCGTCGGGACTCGGGTTGGCGACCAGGATGTCGAGCACTTTCTCGAGCCGCTCCTCGTCGGCGGAAGTCATGCTGTCGAAACGCAGACCGTACTCGCTGGCGCCGTTGACGGTGGTGGTGCGCAACACCGTGGCGATGGTCGCGATGCGGTCGTTCTTGCCGATCGGCAGATGCAGGCGCACGCGCTGGCCAGCATGCAGGACCATGTCCTGGCAGCGCACCGAGGCGCCGCCCCAGGAAATATTGCGCAGCGTGGCCTTGCAGGTGTCCCCGCTGTCGACGAGCCCCAGCTCCACCGCCGCGCTGACGCTGATGCGCAGCTGCCGACGCTGCTCGCGGATGGCGGCCTGCGCTTCGTCTTCGGCCTGCGCGGCATCACGCGCGGCGCGTTGCGCCTGTTGCGCCTGCGCGGTCTGCTTCTGACGCACCAGCCGCAGCGCCTCGTCGAAACTGGAACGCACCGCGTCGCGCAGCCGCGCGGCCCCGGCGCTGTCGGTGGCAGGCGGCGCCTCCAGCGGAATGACGCCAAACTTCATGCGGTGCTGAGCGATACCCAGGGCCAGGATCTGCGCGCAAGCCGCCAGCTCTTCCTGGCTCAAGGCCGCGATGGCGCTATCGGACTCCTTGGCTGATATCGCCGCGCTGGCTTGCATGGACCGCTCCTGTGGGCACATCGGCGCGACTTGCGCCCTGTCCGACGCTGTAGCGGCCGGCGCGGAGCGGCCTTGACCGGCGCGCGGGCCTAGAGCTCGACGCTTTGGGCAAGACGCGAGGCGATCAATACACCCAGCAATCCGCCGCCCAGCGCCGCCGCGAATTCGCCATAGGCGCGCGTCTCGAGCGCCATGCTGGCCGCCACCACCGCGCCCAGCGCGAACACGATGGCCGCCGCGCGCGTACGCCGCGCGGGGGCAATGAACGCCGATACCACCACGATGACCAGGCCGGTCAATGCGGCACAGCCGACGATGATGGCGCGCTCCAGGGCAGGGAACCACGAGGCGGAGCAATAACTCGCCAGCAGCGCATCGGGCGGGCAGAAACGCAGCGCCTGGGAATGGATGGCGAGGCCGAGTGCCAACATGACGTACCACACCAGGATGGCGCTTGGCGCGACCGCCAGCCATCGGACCAGTGCGCGGCGCTTTTGTCGCAGGGTCAATTCCATCGTTCAGCCTCGTTCGTCACCCGGCGACAGGCCGGCGGGGCGCTACCATACACCAGGCGACGGCTTTCATGCCGGTCGCATGCGGGCGCGCTTCGCGACGTTGACGGCGCGCCTGCCGTCAGGGCGTGAGCACCACTTTACCGGTGTTGCGTCGCGCTTCCAGGTAGGCGTGGGCGGCACCGGCCTGCTCCAGCGGGAAGCTGCGATCGACATGCGGCCGTACCCAGCCGGCATCGACGCCGGCCAGCAGGACGGTCATCCAGCGCGCAATCTTGTCGACCTCGTGCCACAGGTGGCCGAGGTTCACGCCGAACACCGCGCGATTGGCGTTCATGAGTGGTATCGGGTTGAACCACGGCAGGCTCGCTGCCATCGCCAGCAGGCGCGCGACGCCCGGCAACTTCGATTCGGTGAGTGTCGATGCGCCGAACATCGCGAGGCGGCCGGTATGACGCAGGGCCGCGTAGCTCTTCTTCCAATGGCCGCCGCCCAGCGGATCGAGAACGAGCTCGACGCCACGGCCGTCGGTCACACGCGTCACTTCACGCCGCCAGTCTTCGCGGTTGTAGTCGATGGCGACATCGAGCCCACGCTCGCGCAGAAAGGCGTGCTTGCCGCCGCTGGCGGTACCGATGAGATGCGCGCCGATATGCCGCCCGATATCGATGGCCGCGAGCCCGACGCCGCCGCCGGCATTGTGTATCAACACCGTCTCGTCGGCGCTCAAGGCGCCCATCACCACCATCAGCTGCCAGGCCGTCAGGTAATTGACCGGCACCGCCGCCGCACCTGCGCGGCCGGCACCACCAGCGTATCGGCGTAACCATTGAAACGCGTCAGCGCCAGTACCTCGCGACCCAGCCACGCGGCGTCCGCCTGGGGCCCGACCGCATCGACCACACCCGCCACCTCGTAGCCGACCACGCACGGCAGTGTCGGCGCATCGGGATACAAACCCTGGCGTGCGAGGATGTCGGCAAAGTTGACGCCGCTGGCGCGCACGCGAATGCGAAGCTGGGTGTCGGTCGGCGTGGGGTCGGGCGCTTCGCGGACCTTGAGTACATCCGGGCCGCCGACTGCGGTGATGAAGACCTGGCGCGGGCCCCGCGATTATGCCGCGGGGGGGGGGCGAACTGAAGTCTGACCCACAACTGAAGTCTGACCCACAAGCGCTCGGCTATCCGAGAAACCCACCCAGGCGTTCGTAGGCGGCCAGAAAATCCTCCTGGAACTCCTGCATCACCGCGCGCACCGATTTGGCTTCGTTCATGAGGCCGACGCCCTGTCCCACCCAGTAGGTGGCGAGTTCCTGCGCGCCGGCATGACCGCCTTGCGCGAGCTTGTCGACGCGCGCCAGCGGCGGTTCGCTGATCAGGGACTGCAAGGGCATGGGCAGCGGCGACGGCGCGCCGGGCGCTTCCCAGGCCTGCGTCCACGACGAGCGCAATTGGCGCGACGGTTTGCCGGTGCGGCTCCTGGAGCGCACGGTGTCGCGCGAGGTCGCCTTCAGCATCTTGTCCTTGACCACCGGGTTGGTCTCGGCTTCGTGGGTCGTCAACCACACCGACGCCGTCCACGCACCGGCCGCGCCCATCGCCATGCACGCCGCCATCTGGCGACCGGTGACGATGCCACCGGCCGCGAGTATCGGCACCGGCCGCAAACCGGCGATCGCCTCCGCCACTTCCGGCACCAGCACCAAGGTCGAGACATCGCCGCAATGACCACCGGCCTCGCCGCCGGCCACCACCAGGATGTCGACCCCCGCTTCGACCTGCTTGACCGCGTGCTCGCGCGCGCCGACCAGCGCCGCCACCGGCACGCCGTGGCGTTTGCCGAGCTCCAGCATCAGGGGCGGCGGTACGCCGAGCGCGTTGGCGATGAGCTTGATGGGATGCTTGAACGCGACGTCGAGCAGATCGGCGGCGCCGGCCGGACGCAGGTTGCGTCCGATCTGCACCATGCGATCGCGCGCTTCGTCGAACGCGCCCGCCTCGATGCCGTGCCTGGCCAGCACTTCGTCGGCGAACGCGGTATGGCTCGCCGGCAGACCCGCGACCATCTGCCGCGCGTTCACCTCGTCGTGCTTGCCGAGCATCTTCTCCGGGATCAACAGATCGACGCCGTAGGGCTTGCCATCGACGTGGGCGTCTATCCACGCCAGTTCCTCTTCGAGCCGCTCGGGCGGCAAGGCGCCGGCGCCGAACACGCCCATGCCACCGGCGCGCGACACCGCCGCCACCACGTCACGGCAGTGACTGAACGCGAGCAGGGGAAACTCGATACCGAGCAGCGCGCAGATGGGTGAGTTCATGGCTTACTTGCCCTTGTACACGGCCGGGCGCTTTTCCATGAACGAGGCCGGCCCTTCCTTGGCGTCCTCGGTCTTGAACACCGGCGCCGAGATGCAGGTTTCAATCTTGAGCGCCTGCGCCTCCGGCACGCCCAGGCAGGCGCGCGCCGAGCGGCGGATGGCCTGTACGGCGATGGGGCCGTTGGCGGCTATCTTGTTGGCGATCTCCATGGCCTTGGCCAGCGGGTCGTCGACCACGTAATTGAGGAAGCCGCAGTTCAAGGCTTCTTCCGCGCTGATCAAATCGCCGGTCAGCAACAGCTCCATGGCGCGCGCATAGG encodes the following:
- a CDS encoding 5,10-methylene tetrahydromethanopterin reductase, encoding MAKRIHMNAFTQCCIGHHSIGQWKHPLDRPLDGYRDIHYWMDLARILEEGFFDTLFLADVHGT
- a CDS encoding PilZ domain-containing protein — translated: MQASAAISAKESDSAIAALSQEELAACAQILALGIAQHRMKFGVIPLEAPPATDSAGAARLRDAVRSSFDEALRLVRQKQTAQAQQAQRAARDAAQAEDEAQAAIREQRRQLRISVSAAVELGLVDSGDTCKATLRNISWGGASVRCQDMVLHAGQRVRLHLPIGKNDRIATIATVLRTTTVNGASEYGLRFDSMTSADEERLEKVLDILVANPSPDARRSEARLVQRLEIEYGDSGEFCAVLEDISPSGVMLTVPDPLEIDQSLLVTLSGADTHHSLSLRARVVHQTLVSECGIDMYRVGLRFEHPGDELRARVAAVLQHLAVLRPAANPDEFLAEAG
- a CDS encoding nitronate monooxygenase, encoding MNSPICALLGIEFPLLAFSHCRDVVAAVSRAGGMGVFGAGALPPERLEEELAWIDAHVDGKPYGVDLLIPEKMLGKHDEVNARQMVAGLPASHTAFADEVLARHGIEAGAFDEARDRMVQIGRNLRPAGAADLLDVAFKHPIKLIANALGVPPPLMLELGKRHGVPVAALVGAREHAVKQVEAGVDILVVAGGEAGGHCGDVSTLVLVPEVAEAIAGLRPVPILAAGGIVTGRQMAACMAMGAAGAWTASVWLTTHEAETNPVVKDKMLKATSRDTVRSRSRTGKPSRQLRSSWTQAWEAPGAPSPLPMPLQSLISEPPLARVDKLAQGGHAGAQELATYWVGQGVGLMNEAKSVRAVMQEFQEDFLAAYERLGGFLG